A single window of Arcobacter venerupis DNA harbors:
- a CDS encoding acetolactate synthase large subunit encodes MNASELFVKALENEGVEYIFGIPGEENLDFLEALRTSNIKLILTRHEQAAGFMAATYGRLTGKVGVCLSTLGPGATNFATSAAYAQLGGMPMMMITGQKPIKKSKQGRFQIIDIVGMMKPMTKYAKQVVNGNNIPSMVREAFKIATTERPGAVHIELPEDIAAEEVEFNIYPVKEFKYPKAVKDTIADAVKMIEKAKRPLLLIGAGANRTRIGTALTDFVNETGIPFFSTQMGKGVIDENHKLCLSTAALSKDDFIHCAIERADLIINVGHDVIEKPPFFMENTPEATKVIHVNFSPSEVDDTYFPQLDVVGDIASNITNLTTAISPQEHWDFDYYIRMVDEIKTHLNKYFGDTRFPILPQKAVRTIRQILDDEDIVTLDNGVYKIWFARNYRCAQPNTLLLDNALATMGAGLPSGMAAKMVNPTKRVVSVCGDGGFMMNSQELETAVRLGIDLTVIILNDNAYGMIKWKQTGMGFETFGLDLGNPDFVKYAESYGAHGYRPTSCEDFATILEKCVNTKGVHLIDLAVDYSLNHAILNDLLAKKQCLI; translated from the coding sequence ATGAATGCATCAGAATTATTTGTAAAAGCATTAGAAAATGAAGGTGTTGAATATATTTTTGGAATTCCAGGTGAAGAAAATCTTGATTTTCTTGAAGCACTTAGAACTTCAAATATTAAATTAATTTTAACAAGACATGAGCAAGCAGCTGGATTTATGGCAGCAACTTATGGAAGATTAACAGGAAAAGTTGGAGTTTGTTTATCAACTCTTGGCCCTGGAGCTACTAACTTCGCAACAAGTGCAGCTTATGCGCAACTTGGTGGAATGCCTATGATGATGATTACAGGTCAAAAACCAATCAAAAAATCAAAACAAGGTAGATTTCAAATTATTGACATCGTTGGTATGATGAAACCTATGACTAAATATGCAAAACAAGTTGTTAATGGAAATAACATTCCATCAATGGTAAGAGAAGCATTTAAAATAGCTACAACTGAGAGACCAGGTGCTGTTCATATTGAATTACCTGAAGATATTGCTGCTGAAGAAGTTGAATTTAATATCTATCCAGTAAAAGAGTTTAAATATCCAAAAGCTGTAAAAGATACTATTGCAGATGCTGTTAAAATGATTGAAAAAGCAAAAAGACCATTATTACTAATTGGAGCTGGAGCTAATAGAACAAGAATCGGAACAGCTTTAACAGATTTCGTTAATGAAACAGGAATTCCTTTCTTCTCTACTCAAATGGGAAAAGGTGTTATTGACGAAAATCATAAACTTTGTTTATCGACTGCTGCATTATCTAAAGATGATTTTATTCACTGCGCAATTGAAAGAGCTGACTTAATCATCAATGTTGGGCATGATGTTATTGAAAAACCACCATTTTTCATGGAAAATACACCTGAAGCTACAAAAGTTATTCACGTTAACTTCTCACCATCAGAAGTAGATGATACATATTTCCCTCAATTAGATGTTGTTGGTGATATTGCTTCAAATATTACAAATTTAACTACTGCAATTTCTCCTCAAGAACATTGGGATTTTGATTATTATATCAGAATGGTTGATGAGATTAAAACACACTTAAATAAATATTTTGGAGATACAAGATTCCCGATTTTACCTCAAAAAGCTGTTAGAACTATTAGACAAATTTTAGATGATGAAGATATTGTAACACTTGATAATGGTGTTTATAAAATCTGGTTTGCAAGAAACTATAGATGTGCTCAACCAAATACATTATTACTTGACAATGCACTAGCAACTATGGGTGCTGGACTTCCATCTGGAATGGCAGCAAAAATGGTAAATCCTACTAAAAGAGTTGTTTCAGTTTGTGGAGATGGTGGATTTATGATGAACTCTCAAGAACTAGAAACAGCAGTAAGATTAGGAATTGATTTAACTGTAATTATTTTAAATGATAATGCATATGGAATGATTAAATGGAAACAAACAGGAATGGGATTTGAAACATTTGGTTTAGATTTAGGAAATCCTGATTTTGTTAAATATGCTGAATCTTATGGAGCGCATGGTTACAGACCAACATCTTGTGAAGATTTTGCTACAATTTTAGAAAAATGTGTGAATACAAAAGGTGTTCACCTTATTGATTTAGCAGTTGATTACTCTTTAAATCATGCAATTTTAAATGATTTATTAGCTAAAAAACAGTGTTTAATATAA
- a CDS encoding transporter substrate-binding domain-containing protein, with protein sequence MKFIVFSLFFFSFLFANSSVLNEEEKAWIENNSVKIGITNLYPLSYLNKDYQRDGFANDILDLIIKKFQIKTKTVDINHGNIEYAFENGEIDLVPIINNSKISNNFGLYSSEILKIRNILFVKKEQNKINSYDDLNYKRVAIVDETGTISDIKKKYPKIKIVETQRIEESVQKLLGGSVDALIASPITVQKYLEDNLVIDLKAMPLISFEPSIFYFFSNKNKPILQSILEKGLDSISIKEQKELFDKWFLKDVADLPLILTEEEMNYLQRKASINMCVDPDWMPYEKIEDHKHIGIVADYMKEFQEKIGIPIKLVETQNWSESLEYVRNRNCDILSLVMDTKSRREYMNFTKPYITAPLVLVTKRNVTFINDLNTLENQKIGIQKDFAYNEIIRRNYPNLEVVDVEHLRVGLKKVERGELFGQVTTHLNVAYAFQEEFYGSLQISGKFDNKWYLSVGVRNDAPILLNIFEKVVNSISDENKQKIINNWVSVKYEKSIDYKLFWTILSILVFILLLILYTYILQSRYIKKLTKAKEEIEMLNSTLEKKVHLRTRELELSNRKLKIKTLELEHLNNTLDTRIKEEINNRKKQEQLLIQQSKLAEMGEMISMIAHQWRQPLSALSTVIQNIHLRYSLDKLDKEYLDKQRILSNALTEKMSKTIEDFRNFFKPNKEKHAFSIKDAISQTIFLIVDSFKSNSIKIEVQILDDIKLYGFQSELSQVLLNILTNSKDAFLEKNIENPHIIIKAKRIQTHIKILISDNAGGIGESIINKIFEPYFTTKDSYNGTGLGLYMSKIIIEQNMQGELKVKNIPQGVEFSMYIPINYKE encoded by the coding sequence TTGAAGTTTATTGTTTTTAGTTTGTTCTTTTTTAGTTTTTTATTTGCAAATTCATCTGTTTTAAATGAAGAAGAAAAAGCATGGATAGAAAATAATAGTGTAAAAATTGGAATTACTAATTTATACCCATTAAGCTACTTAAACAAAGACTATCAAAGAGATGGTTTTGCGAATGACATTTTAGATCTTATCATAAAAAAATTCCAAATAAAAACTAAAACAGTAGATATTAATCATGGTAATATTGAATATGCTTTTGAAAATGGTGAAATAGATTTAGTACCCATAATAAATAATTCAAAAATAAGTAATAATTTTGGACTTTACTCTTCTGAGATTCTAAAAATAAGAAATATTCTATTTGTTAAAAAAGAACAAAATAAGATTAACTCTTATGATGATTTAAATTATAAAAGAGTTGCTATTGTTGATGAAACAGGAACAATATCAGATATTAAAAAGAAATATCCAAAGATAAAAATAGTAGAAACACAAAGAATAGAAGAATCTGTACAAAAATTACTTGGAGGAAGTGTTGATGCACTAATTGCTTCTCCAATTACTGTTCAAAAATATTTAGAAGATAATTTAGTTATTGATTTAAAAGCTATGCCTCTTATTAGTTTTGAACCTTCAATTTTTTACTTTTTTAGTAATAAAAATAAACCTATCTTACAATCAATTTTAGAAAAAGGATTAGACTCTATTTCCATAAAAGAGCAAAAAGAACTATTTGATAAGTGGTTCTTAAAAGATGTAGCTGATTTACCTCTAATTCTTACAGAAGAAGAAATGAATTATTTGCAGAGAAAAGCAAGTATAAATATGTGTGTCGATCCAGATTGGATGCCATATGAAAAAATAGAAGATCATAAACATATTGGAATAGTTGCTGATTATATGAAAGAGTTCCAAGAAAAAATTGGTATTCCAATAAAACTTGTTGAAACACAAAATTGGAGTGAATCGTTAGAGTATGTTAGGAATAGGAATTGTGATATTCTTTCTCTTGTAATGGATACAAAAAGTAGGCGTGAGTATATGAATTTTACTAAACCATATATCACAGCACCATTGGTTTTAGTTACGAAAAGAAATGTAACTTTTATTAATGATTTAAATACTTTAGAAAATCAAAAAATTGGTATTCAAAAAGACTTTGCTTATAATGAAATAATTAGGCGAAACTATCCAAACTTAGAAGTAGTAGATGTGGAACACTTGCGTGTTGGTTTAAAAAAAGTTGAAAGGGGAGAACTTTTTGGTCAAGTAACCACCCATCTTAATGTTGCATATGCCTTTCAAGAAGAATTTTATGGAAGTTTACAAATATCCGGTAAATTTGATAATAAATGGTATTTATCCGTGGGAGTAAGAAATGATGCACCGATACTTTTAAATATTTTTGAAAAAGTTGTTAACTCTATTAGTGATGAAAATAAACAGAAAATCATAAATAATTGGGTATCTGTTAAATATGAAAAAAGTATTGACTATAAGTTATTTTGGACTATCTTAAGTATTTTAGTTTTTATCTTATTATTAATTTTATATACATATATACTTCAAAGCAGATATATTAAAAAGTTAACTAAAGCAAAAGAAGAAATTGAGATGTTAAATAGTACTTTAGAGAAAAAGGTACACTTACGAACTAGAGAATTAGAACTATCAAATAGAAAATTAAAAATTAAAACTTTAGAACTTGAACATTTAAATAATACACTAGATACTAGAATAAAAGAAGAAATCAATAATAGAAAAAAACAAGAACAGCTTTTGATTCAACAATCAAAACTAGCAGAGATGGGAGAGATGATAAGTATGATTGCCCATCAATGGAGACAACCACTTAGTGCTCTTAGTACAGTTATTCAAAATATACATTTACGTTATTCATTAGATAAACTTGATAAAGAGTATTTAGATAAACAAAGAATTTTAAGTAATGCTCTTACAGAAAAGATGTCAAAGACTATTGAAGATTTTAGAAACTTTTTTAAACCAAATAAAGAAAAACATGCGTTTTCAATAAAAGATGCTATCTCTCAAACAATCTTTCTTATTGTTGATAGTTTTAAAAGTAACAGTATTAAAATTGAAGTTCAAATCTTAGATGACATAAAATTATATGGTTTTCAAAGTGAGCTTTCACAAGTTTTATTAAATATTCTTACCAATTCAAAAGATGCCTTTTTAGAAAAAAATATTGAGAATCCTCATATTATAATTAAAGCTAAACGAATTCAAACCCATATCAAAATCTTAATTTCGGATAATGCAGGTGGAATTGGTGAATCAATTATCAATAAAATATTTGAACCTTATTTTACAACTAAAGATAGTTATAATGGTACGGGGCTTGGTTTGTATATGAGTAAAATAATTATTGAACAAAATATGCAAGGAGAATTAAAAGTAAAAAACATTCCTCAAGGAGTAGAATTTTCTATGTATATCCCAATTAATTATAAAGAATAA
- a CDS encoding TPM domain-containing protein, with product MILSENEKKLIAQEIENLEKLSSAELVAVVTKRSKSYKYASVMISVFFVFCFSFILYFIRETSTLELLQYQLLIFIGINLFFEKFDGFVLKILPESYKHRKASLNANEQFHNLGLNRTKTKQTIMFFVSLDEKYVEIITDEEIAKEIPNEFWQQLVYEFIEDVKKEDFLNGYLKALRTSKAILIKHFPIKNNDENELSNEVIELI from the coding sequence ATGATTTTAAGCGAAAACGAAAAAAAATTAATCGCTCAAGAGATAGAAAACCTTGAAAAATTAAGTTCAGCAGAACTTGTAGCTGTTGTTACTAAAAGAAGCAAAAGTTACAAATATGCTTCTGTAATGATTTCTGTATTTTTTGTTTTTTGTTTTTCTTTTATACTTTATTTTATAAGAGAAACATCAACCTTAGAATTATTACAATACCAACTTTTAATTTTCATAGGGATAAATCTATTCTTTGAAAAATTTGATGGTTTTGTTTTAAAAATTCTTCCAGAGAGTTATAAACATAGAAAAGCCTCATTAAATGCAAATGAGCAATTTCATAATCTTGGATTAAATAGAACAAAAACAAAACAAACAATAATGTTTTTTGTCAGCCTTGATGAAAAATATGTAGAAATTATAACAGATGAAGAGATAGCAAAAGAGATTCCAAATGAATTTTGGCAACAGTTGGTTTATGAGTTTATTGAAGATGTGAAAAAAGAAGATTTTTTAAATGGTTATTTAAAAGCATTAAGAACTTCAAAAGCTATTCTTATAAAACATTTTCCTATTAAAAATAATGATGAAAATGAACTTTCAAATGAAGTTATCGAGTTAATATGA
- a CDS encoding TPM domain-containing protein — protein sequence MKKIILILLFIFSFLNADITQYFPKLDGRVIDQANLLSPDVKKDIDSILKEQEDKTSNQIVVVVLNSLNGYTIEEYSYQLGRFWGIGQKDKNNGVLLVISMEEKKIRIEVGYGLEGALTDKISHEIINYTIKPNFKANQYELGILKAVNEIKAAIKGEYVAKAKSDDFNGAINAFIPLGFFALMFLSMLVNSASRRLRSQFLYKVTKSSMASSFFAFFSYIMSQTFTTYNFLVATIIFILVYIFNYKTSKNIDFDKPIATNYTNSSRSSSGFGGFGSSGGNFGSSSGGFSGGGGSFGGGGASGGW from the coding sequence ATGAAAAAAATTATATTAATCCTACTTTTTATTTTCAGTTTTTTAAATGCTGATATTACACAATATTTTCCAAAACTTGATGGAAGAGTTATAGACCAAGCAAATTTATTATCTCCTGATGTAAAAAAGGATATTGATTCAATATTGAAAGAGCAAGAAGATAAAACTTCAAATCAAATTGTTGTTGTTGTTTTAAATTCTTTAAATGGTTACACAATTGAAGAGTATTCTTATCAACTTGGAAGATTCTGGGGAATTGGACAAAAAGATAAAAACAATGGTGTTTTACTTGTAATCTCAATGGAAGAAAAAAAGATTAGAATAGAGGTTGGTTATGGACTTGAAGGTGCGTTAACTGATAAAATTTCCCATGAAATAATTAACTACACAATAAAACCAAATTTCAAAGCAAACCAATATGAATTGGGAATTTTAAAAGCTGTAAATGAAATAAAAGCTGCAATAAAAGGTGAATATGTTGCAAAAGCTAAAAGTGATGATTTTAATGGAGCTATAAATGCCTTTATTCCTCTTGGATTTTTTGCTTTAATGTTTTTATCAATGTTAGTAAATAGTGCTTCAAGAAGACTAAGAAGTCAATTTTTATATAAAGTAACTAAATCATCAATGGCATCATCTTTTTTTGCTTTTTTCAGTTATATTATGTCTCAAACATTTACAACTTATAACTTCTTAGTTGCTACAATTATTTTTATATTAGTGTATATTTTCAATTATAAAACTAGTAAAAATATTGATTTTGATAAACCAATAGCAACTAACTACACAAATAGTTCAAGAAGTTCATCTGGATTTGGTGGATTTGGCTCTTCAGGTGGAAACTTTGGCTCTTCAAGTGGAGGTTTTAGTGGTGGTGGCGGAAGCTTCGGTGGTGGCGGAGCTAGTGGGGGATGGTAG
- a CDS encoding response regulator transcription factor yields MDYGLLKKYTKNINILFVEDDIDFRKEFSELLQDIFPKVTTAIDGLDAINKYKEFYESTSSYYDLIISDIKMPNLDGVELIDYIYKIKKDQLVIILSARNEFNYLLPLVNLGIHQFFTKPINYNTFLEDIFKLCNQIYHNRLNNDINIIKINESLMWDKKKKKLLENDKAIELTKNEILFVETILNDNGKICTVDKLIDIIWADEFDLIADITHLKSLIYRLRKKVPGLLIKNIYGMGYIHDS; encoded by the coding sequence ATGGACTATGGATTGTTAAAGAAATATACTAAAAATATAAATATACTTTTTGTTGAAGATGATATAGATTTTAGAAAAGAATTTTCTGAATTACTCCAAGATATTTTTCCAAAAGTTACCACAGCAATTGATGGATTAGATGCCATTAATAAATATAAAGAATTTTATGAAAGTACAAGCAGCTATTATGATTTAATCATCTCAGATATAAAAATGCCAAATTTAGATGGCGTAGAATTAATTGATTATATATATAAAATAAAAAAAGATCAATTAGTTATCATCTTATCTGCACGAAATGAATTTAACTACTTATTACCTTTAGTTAATCTAGGAATACATCAATTTTTCACAAAACCTATTAATTACAATACTTTTTTAGAAGATATTTTTAAATTATGCAATCAGATTTATCATAACCGTTTAAATAATGATATTAATATTATAAAAATCAATGAATCTTTAATGTGGGATAAAAAGAAAAAAAAGTTATTAGAAAATGATAAAGCAATTGAGTTAACTAAAAATGAGATTCTCTTTGTAGAAACCATTTTAAATGATAATGGAAAAATATGCACAGTAGATAAACTTATTGATATTATTTGGGCAGATGAATTTGATTTAATTGCAGATATTACACATTTAAAAAGTCTGATATATCGTTTACGAAAAAAAGTACCTGGATTACTGATAAAAAACATCTATGGAATGGGATATATACACGATTCTTAA
- a CDS encoding LemA family protein has translation MKKIFILVILAIVAPLIYLIVSNYNNIPKLDENVKEKWSQVQNQYKRRADLIPNLVETVKGYAQHEKSTFIEVTEARSKVSAINISADTLNNPAVMQQFSNAQAGLSSALSKLMLVVEKYPELKANENFMALQSQLEGTENRITVARKDFIEAVKLYNLELRTMPGKLVAAIAHPDATIKETFTASPTEQETPKVKF, from the coding sequence ATGAAAAAAATTTTTATCCTCGTAATTCTTGCAATAGTTGCACCTTTAATCTACTTAATAGTATCAAACTACAATAACATTCCAAAGCTTGATGAAAACGTAAAAGAGAAGTGGTCTCAAGTACAAAATCAATACAAAAGAAGAGCTGATTTAATACCAAATTTAGTCGAAACTGTAAAGGGTTATGCCCAACATGAGAAGAGCACTTTTATAGAAGTTACAGAAGCAAGAAGTAAAGTTTCTGCAATAAATATCAGTGCTGATACGCTAAATAATCCAGCTGTTATGCAACAATTTTCAAACGCACAAGCAGGACTTTCTAGTGCTTTATCAAAACTTATGCTTGTTGTAGAAAAATATCCTGAATTAAAAGCAAATGAAAATTTTATGGCTTTACAATCTCAACTTGAGGGAACTGAAAATAGAATTACAGTTGCGCGAAAAGATTTTATTGAAGCAGTGAAACTTTATAATTTAGAACTAAGAACAATGCCTGGAAAACTCGTAGCTGCAATTGCTCATCCTGATGCTACAATCAAAGAGACTTTCACAGCAAGTCCAACTGAGCAAGAAACTCCAAAAGTTAAATTCTAA
- a CDS encoding MarR family winged helix-turn-helix transcriptional regulator, translated as MAYELEKSLGFKINQTANKINNKYTQVLHTFDIAPEQRATLEIIKYEEDVNQTKIANILGKDKTTISRTLATLEKKGFILKKQIDKRTNLIELTKLGDEILEKSANQVKEFRDSLFSNLEDTEVTILINLLEKVTSNVEEL; from the coding sequence ATGGCTTATGAATTAGAAAAATCACTTGGTTTTAAAATAAATCAAACTGCAAATAAAATAAATAACAAATATACGCAAGTACTTCACACTTTTGATATAGCTCCTGAACAAAGAGCTACTTTAGAAATTATAAAATATGAAGAAGATGTAAATCAAACAAAAATCGCAAATATTTTAGGAAAAGACAAAACTACAATAAGTAGAACCCTTGCAACCTTAGAAAAAAAAGGTTTTATCTTAAAAAAACAAATAGACAAACGAACAAATCTAATTGAACTTACAAAATTAGGAGATGAAATTTTAGAAAAAAGTGCAAACCAAGTAAAAGAATTTAGAGATTCTTTATTTTCAAATTTAGAAGATACAGAAGTTACTATACTTATAAACTTACTTGAAAAGGTTACTTCAAATGTTGAAGAGTTGTAA
- a CDS encoding ATP-binding response regulator, translating into MIDTKILKNITVLYAEDELIIQEGITETLNLFEINVICVKNGQEGLSVFKSSDKKIDLILTDIKMPKLDGIGMIEKIREIDKDIPIIITTAHQETSFLMDSIELNISAYVLKPIDIYKLEASLIKAIEAKVLREELIEKNKRLEIEIQKNEEKQQIIETQSRFAAMGEMINMIAHQWRQPLSSIGTASYNLKYKLLSGKFNLETQEGRVEQANFFTNKLDEIEFYVQNLTTTIDDFRNFFKTDKVFVNSTIENPIKNTLKIIQKDLQSNNIELILDFESQNKINIFENEITHVFINILKNAQDKFLDKEIKNAKIEIKTQDIENGVQIEIYDNGGGIAEDDLDIIFEPYFSTKKEKNGTGIGLYMSKVIVEKNHQGKIFAKNTKEGISFFIILYCMI; encoded by the coding sequence ATGATTGATACAAAAATTCTAAAAAACATAACTGTTCTTTATGCTGAGGATGAACTTATAATCCAAGAAGGTATAACTGAAACTTTAAATCTTTTCGAGATAAATGTAATTTGTGTTAAAAATGGACAAGAGGGTTTGTCAGTTTTTAAATCTTCAGATAAAAAAATAGATCTAATACTTACAGATATTAAAATGCCAAAACTAGATGGAATTGGTATGATTGAAAAAATCAGAGAAATAGATAAAGATATTCCTATAATAATTACAACAGCTCATCAAGAGACAAGTTTTCTAATGGATTCTATTGAGTTAAATATTAGTGCTTATGTATTAAAACCTATTGATATTTATAAATTAGAAGCTTCTTTAATAAAAGCAATTGAAGCAAAAGTATTAAGAGAAGAATTAATAGAAAAAAATAAAAGACTTGAAATTGAAATTCAGAAAAATGAAGAGAAACAGCAAATCATAGAAACACAATCAAGGTTTGCAGCGATGGGTGAGATGATAAATATGATAGCTCATCAATGGAGACAACCTTTATCTTCAATTGGAACTGCATCTTATAATTTAAAATACAAATTACTTTCTGGAAAATTCAACTTAGAAACGCAAGAAGGTAGAGTTGAACAAGCTAATTTTTTTACTAACAAACTTGATGAAATAGAGTTTTATGTACAAAATTTAACTACAACAATAGACGATTTTAGAAACTTTTTTAAAACCGATAAAGTTTTTGTTAATTCAACTATTGAAAATCCAATAAAAAATACATTAAAAATAATACAAAAAGATTTACAATCTAATAATATTGAGCTTATATTAGATTTTGAAAGTCAAAATAAAATTAATATCTTTGAAAATGAAATTACTCATGTTTTTATAAATATATTAAAAAATGCTCAAGATAAGTTTTTAGACAAAGAGATTAAAAATGCAAAAATTGAAATTAAAACACAAGATATAGAAAATGGTGTGCAAATTGAAATATATGATAATGGTGGCGGAATAGCGGAAGATGATTTAGATATTATTTTTGAACCATATTTTTCAACTAAAAAAGAGAAAAATGGTACAGGAATAGGTCTTTATATGTCAAAGGTTATAGTTGAGAAGAATCATCAAGGAAAAATATTTGCTAAAAATACAAAAGAAGGTATTAGTTTTTTTATAATCTTATATTGTATGATATAA
- the gabT gene encoding 4-aminobutyrate--2-oxoglutarate transaminase, whose translation MNNKELQERKLKVFARGQGNTYPVFVKEAKNAELWDVEGNRFIDFGTGIAVCNTGHSHPKIIEAVKNQIEKFSHTCVMVNPYEVAVELGEKLTKLAPGDSEKKIIFVTTGAEAVENCVKIARAHTKRRAVIAFNGAFHGRTSLTMALTGKTAPYKVGFGPFPGEIYHVPFPADAYGATVEDSLRAIKNIFKSDVVAEDVAAIIVEPVQGEGGFYQTPVELLQALRKICDDNGIVLIFDEIQSGFGRTGKMFNSEYSGVEPDLMTMAKGIAGGYPLSAVVGKSEIMDAPIPGGLGGTYGGSPVGCAAGLAVLEIMEEEDLLNRSVIIGDLFNKRLTDLQNEFPKLISCVRNKGSMIALELMVDGDANNANTELTKAIIANAVEAGLILLSCGYNANVIRFLPPLTISDETANEGLDKFVKLFRSLASK comes from the coding sequence ATGAACAACAAAGAGTTACAAGAAAGAAAACTAAAAGTATTTGCAAGAGGACAAGGTAATACTTATCCAGTTTTTGTTAAAGAAGCAAAAAATGCAGAATTATGGGATGTTGAGGGTAATAGATTTATTGATTTTGGTACAGGAATTGCTGTATGTAATACAGGACATAGTCATCCAAAAATCATTGAAGCTGTAAAAAATCAAATTGAAAAATTTAGTCACACTTGTGTAATGGTTAATCCATATGAAGTAGCAGTTGAATTAGGAGAAAAATTAACAAAATTAGCTCCAGGTGATAGTGAGAAAAAAATCATTTTCGTTACAACTGGTGCAGAAGCAGTTGAAAACTGTGTGAAAATAGCAAGAGCTCATACAAAAAGAAGAGCAGTAATCGCATTTAATGGTGCTTTCCACGGAAGAACAAGTTTAACAATGGCATTAACAGGGAAAACAGCTCCATATAAAGTTGGATTTGGACCATTCCCTGGTGAAATTTATCATGTTCCATTTCCAGCTGATGCTTATGGTGCTACTGTTGAAGATTCATTAAGAGCTATTAAAAACATATTCAAATCAGATGTTGTTGCAGAAGATGTAGCAGCAATCATTGTTGAACCAGTTCAAGGTGAGGGTGGTTTTTATCAAACTCCAGTTGAATTATTACAAGCATTAAGAAAAATTTGTGATGATAATGGAATCGTACTAATTTTTGATGAGATTCAATCAGGATTTGGTAGAACTGGAAAAATGTTTAATAGTGAATATTCAGGAGTTGAACCAGATTTAATGACTATGGCAAAAGGTATTGCAGGTGGTTATCCTTTATCAGCAGTTGTTGGAAAATCTGAAATTATGGATGCTCCAATTCCTGGTGGATTAGGTGGAACTTATGGTGGTTCACCAGTAGGTTGCGCAGCTGGTTTAGCAGTATTAGAAATTATGGAAGAAGAAGATTTATTAAATAGATCAGTAATCATTGGAGATTTATTCAACAAAAGATTAACTGATTTACAAAATGAATTCCCAAAATTAATTTCTTGTGTAAGAAATAAAGGTTCTATGATTGCACTTGAATTAATGGTTGATGGTGATGCAAATAATGCAAATACTGAATTAACAAAAGCAATTATTGCAAATGCAGTTGAAGCGGGATTAATTTTATTATCTTGTGGATATAACGCAAATGTTATTAGATTCTTACCTCCATTAACAATTAGTGATGAAACTGCAAATGAAGGTTTAGACAAATTTGTTAAATTATTTAGAAGTTTAGCTTCTAAATAA
- a CDS encoding HAD family hydrolase has translation MNTKKTIIFDLDGTLIDSLEDIALCMNTVLKELDLPTYEINAYKYFVGGGVSVLVDNVLKDLNVDSQTQLKETISEKFKEIYDLKLHDKTKPYEGIYDLLDELVKLDYKIGILSNKPHEATLAHVNSLFSKYNLKEIHGQKSHVEKKPNPTAAIQIANSFNTPCEEIYFIGDTMIDMQTAKNAKMIGVGVLWGFRDEKELRDNGATFIVKHPLDILEILK, from the coding sequence ATGAATACTAAAAAAACAATAATATTTGATTTAGATGGAACACTTATTGATTCACTCGAAGATATAGCTCTTTGTATGAATACAGTTTTAAAAGAGTTAGATTTACCAACATATGAAATAAATGCTTATAAATATTTTGTTGGTGGTGGAGTTAGTGTTTTAGTTGATAATGTCCTAAAAGATTTAAATGTAGATTCACAAACCCAACTAAAAGAGACTATCTCTGAAAAATTTAAAGAAATTTATGATTTAAAACTTCATGATAAAACAAAACCTTATGAGGGAATTTATGATTTACTTGATGAACTTGTAAAGTTAGATTATAAAATTGGTATTTTATCAAATAAACCCCATGAAGCAACCCTCGCTCATGTGAATAGTTTATTCTCAAAATATAATCTAAAAGAGATTCATGGTCAAAAATCTCATGTTGAGAAAAAACCTAATCCTACAGCTGCAATTCAAATTGCAAATAGTTTTAACACTCCTTGTGAAGAGATATATTTTATTGGAGATACAATGATTGATATGCAAACAGCAAAAAATGCGAAAATGATTGGTGTTGGTGTTTTATGGGGATTTAGAGATGAAAAAGAGTTAAGAGACAATGGTGCAACTTTTATTGTTAAACATCCTTTAGATATTCTAGAAATACTCAAATAA